From one Streptomyces mobaraensis genomic stretch:
- a CDS encoding TauD/TfdA family dioxygenase, with the protein MSDSPSRTIEPTIEWTVETGKPATTQVPHFADATEACAWLASVHTELRAALHRHGALYLRGLPVHDVDDFARVRDVLVPQRTPYREKATPRSSYGNDVYSSTDLPPNQSIRMHNENSYTLTFPGLLLFACLTAPEEGGATPVADCREVLRRLPADLVARMRAAGWVLSRTYSEHISLDWRTAFGTESREDVEKYCADNLISCVWDASGALRTRQLRPGIIRHPGTGEEVWFNHMAFWNSWSLDEELREALLDEFGPDSLPFETALADGEPLSREDIETINAAYEAATMRRTWQPGDVLLVDNILATHGRDPFRGDRRIVVAMGDPVGLDACWPTVAPAAREEQAA; encoded by the coding sequence ATGAGTGATTCTCCCTCCCGGACCATCGAGCCGACCATCGAGTGGACCGTCGAGACCGGAAAACCGGCCACGACCCAGGTCCCGCACTTCGCGGACGCCACCGAGGCGTGCGCCTGGCTCGCCTCGGTCCACACCGAACTACGCGCCGCACTGCACCGGCACGGCGCGCTCTACCTCCGCGGCCTGCCCGTACACGACGTCGACGACTTCGCGCGGGTACGGGACGTCCTCGTCCCGCAGCGCACGCCCTACCGCGAGAAGGCCACCCCGCGCAGCAGCTACGGCAACGACGTCTACTCCTCGACCGACCTGCCGCCGAACCAGTCGATCCGCATGCACAACGAGAACAGCTACACCCTCACCTTCCCCGGTCTGCTGCTGTTCGCCTGCCTGACGGCCCCCGAGGAGGGCGGGGCCACACCGGTCGCCGACTGCCGCGAGGTGCTGCGCCGCCTCCCCGCCGACCTGGTCGCCCGGATGCGCGCCGCCGGCTGGGTGCTGTCCCGCACCTACTCGGAACACATCTCGCTCGACTGGCGCACGGCGTTCGGCACCGAGAGCCGCGAGGACGTCGAGAAATACTGCGCGGACAACCTCATCTCCTGCGTATGGGACGCTTCCGGCGCCCTGCGCACCCGGCAACTGCGGCCCGGCATCATCCGGCACCCCGGGACGGGCGAGGAAGTCTGGTTCAACCACATGGCCTTCTGGAACTCGTGGTCGCTGGACGAGGAACTCCGGGAGGCGCTGCTCGACGAGTTCGGCCCGGACAGCCTGCCGTTCGAGACCGCCCTCGCCGACGGGGAGCCCCTGAGCCGCGAGGACATCGAGACGATCAACGCCGCCTACGAGGCCGCGACGATGCGCCGGACCTGGCAGCCCGGCGACGTCCTGCTCGTCGACAACATCCTGGCCACGCACGGCCGCGACCCCTTCCGGGGCGACCGGCGCATCGTCGTCGCCATGGGCGACCCGGTCGGGCTCGACGCCTGCTGGCCCACCGTGGCCCCCGCCGCACGAGAGGAGCAGGCCGCGTGA
- a CDS encoding non-ribosomal peptide synthetase has translation MTGVLEGPHSPEPAVAPATAYGPSTPVDLLTRFRQAVADDPSGTAVHDHGSHLTFAELDRRTAATAAVLTGLGVTPGDRVGVSLPRGADLVVALLAVWRAGAAYVPIDPEYPRERRHGMVRDAGVRILLTADGGAWPDGVRTVEPGRTTADADGRIAADADGHPAHVGAGGGEEPVPVTAHTPAYVIYTSGSTGTPKGVATTRGGVAALVAGLEEAGMYAARPRVVAWNASVSFDASVQQWARVCRGDTLVVLGEDERTDPARLVEALDAYGVRDLDLTPSHWHLLRADLLVRAAENRTGALRLFMGGEPVPEQTWRELAEARATGRLEALNLYGPTECTVDATAAWIEGGTPHVGRALTGVRAYVLDADLRPVADGTQGELYLAGPQVALGYVNRPAQTATRFVADPFAADGTRMYRTGDKVRRRADGALDYLGRIDRQVKIRGYRVELGEIEAALAGQPGVAAAAVTLHRGPVAGEQLVAYYVPAPGPADEVPTAETLRGRLAGVLPRFMLPTVYTPLDALPLTVNGKVDVAALPAPVESTEPAAHEAPGDAPEGEAETLIAAVWSEVLGRERVGADDDFFAMGGHSLIALRVVARLKKQFGIAMSTREVYRHPRLRDLARHVDTLRAGV, from the coding sequence GTGACCGGCGTTCTCGAAGGTCCCCACAGCCCCGAGCCGGCCGTCGCCCCGGCGACGGCGTACGGCCCGTCCACACCCGTCGACCTGCTGACGCGCTTTCGGCAGGCCGTGGCGGACGACCCGTCCGGGACCGCCGTCCACGACCACGGCAGCCACCTGACCTTCGCCGAACTCGACCGGCGCACCGCCGCGACGGCGGCCGTGCTGACCGGACTGGGCGTCACCCCCGGCGACCGGGTCGGTGTCAGCCTGCCCCGGGGCGCGGACCTCGTCGTCGCGCTGCTCGCCGTCTGGCGGGCGGGCGCGGCGTACGTCCCGATCGACCCCGAGTACCCGCGGGAGCGGCGGCACGGCATGGTGCGCGACGCCGGAGTCCGGATCCTGCTGACCGCCGACGGCGGCGCGTGGCCGGACGGCGTACGCACCGTCGAGCCCGGACGGACCACGGCCGACGCGGACGGCCGGATCGCAGCCGACGCGGACGGGCACCCGGCACATGTCGGAGCCGGTGGCGGCGAAGAGCCCGTGCCGGTCACCGCCCACACCCCGGCCTACGTGATCTACACCTCCGGCTCCACCGGCACCCCCAAGGGCGTCGCGACCACGCGCGGCGGTGTGGCCGCCCTGGTGGCCGGGCTGGAGGAGGCGGGCATGTACGCCGCGCGGCCCCGTGTCGTCGCCTGGAACGCCAGCGTCTCCTTCGACGCCTCGGTCCAGCAGTGGGCGCGGGTGTGCCGGGGCGACACGCTGGTCGTGCTCGGCGAGGACGAGCGCACCGACCCGGCGCGCCTGGTCGAGGCTTTGGACGCGTACGGCGTGCGGGACCTCGACCTGACCCCCTCGCACTGGCACCTGCTCCGCGCCGACCTGCTCGTCCGCGCGGCCGAGAACCGGACGGGCGCGCTGCGGCTGTTCATGGGCGGCGAGCCGGTCCCCGAACAGACCTGGCGGGAGCTGGCGGAGGCCCGCGCCACCGGGCGGCTGGAAGCGCTGAACCTGTACGGGCCGACCGAGTGCACCGTGGACGCCACCGCGGCCTGGATCGAGGGCGGCACCCCGCACGTCGGCCGCGCGCTGACGGGCGTACGGGCGTACGTCCTGGACGCCGATCTGCGGCCGGTGGCCGACGGCACGCAGGGCGAGCTGTACCTCGCGGGACCCCAGGTGGCCCTGGGGTACGTGAACCGGCCCGCGCAGACCGCGACGCGGTTCGTCGCCGACCCCTTCGCCGCCGACGGCACCCGTATGTACCGCACCGGGGACAAGGTGCGCCGGCGCGCCGACGGGGCCCTCGACTACCTGGGCCGCATCGACCGGCAGGTCAAGATCCGGGGCTACCGCGTCGAACTGGGCGAGATCGAGGCGGCACTGGCCGGTCAGCCCGGCGTCGCCGCCGCCGCGGTCACGCTGCACCGCGGCCCGGTCGCCGGCGAGCAACTCGTCGCGTACTACGTGCCGGCGCCCGGCCCGGCGGACGAGGTCCCGACCGCCGAGACACTGCGCGGGCGGCTGGCCGGCGTACTGCCGCGGTTCATGCTGCCCACCGTCTACACCCCCCTCGACGCCCTGCCGTTGACGGTGAACGGCAAGGTCGACGTCGCCGCCCTGCCCGCCCCCGTGGAGAGCACGGAACCGGCGGCACACGAGGCGCCGGGCGACGCCCCCGAGGGCGAGGCCGAGACGCTGATCGCCGCCGTGTGGTCCGAGGTGCTCGGCCGCGAACGCGTCGGGGCCGACGACGACTTCTTCGCCATGGGCGGCCACTCGCTGATCGCGCTGCGCGTCGTGGCCCGCCTCAAGAAACAGTTCGGGATCGCCATGTCGACCCGCGAGGTCTACCGGCATCCCCGGCTCCGGGACCTGGCCCGGCACGTCGACACCCTGCGCGCCGGAGTCTGA
- a CDS encoding thioesterase II family protein, producing the protein MAERTPGTQDTTVIRVNQRDEHTARTLICLGFCGGGTGPYHAWSACLPADVALSAVCYPGREGRFAEPYATDWDGLAADTTAAVLSAVDGPYVLFGHSMGGWMAFDVAARIERAGGPLPETLVVSSCNAPDRGLTPRDMFPARQDTDAALLDWMRSNGLMPAHVLEDPDLQEMAVELMRADIQVRDTFHYTPGTTVSVPVQMLSATDDDVIEQDAGNQWRRVATGPYRHDVLPGGHFYTPDIWRELPVHIRALTGPPLGAPA; encoded by the coding sequence ATGGCCGAACGAACCCCCGGAACACAGGACACCACCGTCATCAGGGTCAACCAACGGGACGAGCACACCGCACGCACCCTCATCTGCCTGGGTTTCTGCGGCGGCGGCACCGGGCCGTACCACGCGTGGAGCGCGTGCCTCCCGGCGGACGTGGCCCTGTCGGCCGTCTGCTACCCCGGCCGCGAAGGGCGGTTCGCGGAGCCGTACGCGACGGACTGGGACGGGCTCGCGGCCGACACCACCGCCGCCGTGCTCTCCGCCGTCGACGGTCCGTACGTCCTGTTCGGCCACAGCATGGGCGGCTGGATGGCGTTCGACGTCGCGGCCCGCATCGAGCGCGCCGGCGGGCCGCTGCCGGAGACGCTGGTCGTCTCCTCGTGCAACGCCCCCGACCGCGGTCTGACGCCCCGCGACATGTTCCCCGCCCGGCAGGACACCGACGCGGCACTGCTCGACTGGATGCGCTCCAACGGCCTGATGCCCGCGCACGTCCTGGAGGACCCCGACCTCCAGGAGATGGCGGTGGAGCTCATGCGGGCGGACATCCAGGTCCGCGACACCTTCCACTACACGCCGGGGACCACCGTCAGCGTCCCGGTGCAGATGCTCTCGGCGACCGACGACGACGTCATCGAGCAGGACGCCGGAAACCAGTGGCGCCGGGTCGCGACGGGGCCCTACCGCCACGACGTCCTGCCCGGAGGGCACTTCTACACCCCGGACATCTGGCGCGAACTGCCGGTCCACATCCGCGCGCTGACCGGCCCGCCGCTCGGCGCCCCCGCCTGA
- a CDS encoding MbtH family protein, translating to MTNPFEDADGTYLVLTNDSNQHSLWPTRLAPPMGWTVAYGAAGYQACLDYVEEHWHDLTPRPAVGK from the coding sequence GTGACGAACCCCTTCGAAGACGCCGACGGGACCTACCTGGTCCTGACCAACGACAGCAATCAGCACTCCCTGTGGCCGACGCGGCTCGCACCCCCCATGGGCTGGACCGTGGCGTACGGCGCGGCCGGCTACCAGGCCTGCCTCGACTACGTCGAAGAGCACTGGCACGACCTGACGCCGCGACCGGCCGTCGGCAAGTGA